Proteins encoded together in one Oncorhynchus mykiss isolate Arlee chromosome 7, USDA_OmykA_1.1, whole genome shotgun sequence window:
- the LOC118965323 gene encoding uncharacterized protein LOC118965323 isoform X1, with amino-acid sequence MREKLANFQDPVYSLMHRLQVITRLQVITRLQLFTRLQVITWLHLITRLQVITRLQVITRLQLFTRLQVITWLHIITRLQVITRLQVITRLQLFTRLQVITWLHIITRLHVITWLHIITRLQVITRLQVITWLHIITRLQVITRLQVITRLQLFTRLQVITWLHIITRLQVITRLQVFTRLQVFTRLHIITRLQVITRLHIITRLQVITRLQVITRLQVFTRLHIITRLQVISRLQVFTRLHIITRLHIITTLPVITRLQEITRLQVITRLHVITRLHVITRLHVITRLQVITRLQVITRLQVITRLQVITRLHVITRLHVITRLQVITRLHVITRLQVITRLHVITRLQVITRLQVITRLQVITRLHVITRLHVITKLHVITRLHVITRLHVITRLHVITRLQKLSLRLSLTLVKHD; translated from the exons ATGAGAGAAAAATTGGCAAATTTCCAGGACCCAGTTTATAGCCTAATGCATAGGCTACAGGTAATCACTAGGCTACAGGTAATCACTAGGCTACAGTTATTCACTAGGCTACAGGTAATCACTTGGCTACATTTAATCACTAGGCTACAGGTAATCACTAGGCTACAGGTAATCACTAGGCTACAGTTATTCACTAGGCTACAGGTAATCACTTGGCTACATATAATCACTAGGCTACAGGTAATCACTAGGCTACAGGTAATCACTAGGCTACAGTTATTCACTAGGCTACAG GTAATCACTTGGCTACATATAATCACTAGGCTACATGTAATCACTTGGCTACATATAATCACTAGGCTACAGGTAATCACTAGGCTACAGGTAATCACTTGGCTACATATAATCACTAGGCTACAGGTAATCACTAGGCTACAGGTAATCACTAGGCTACAGTTATTCACTAGGCTACAGGTAATCACTTGGCTACATATAATCACTAGGCTACAGGTAATCACTAGGCTACAGGTATTCACTAGGCTACAGGTATTCACTAGGCTACATATAATCACTAGGCTACAGGtaatcactaggctacatatAATCACTAGGCTACAGGTAATCACTAGGCTACAGGTAATCACTAGGCTACAGGTATTCACTAGGCTACATATAATCACTAGGCTACAGGTAATCAGTAGGCTACAGGTATTCACTAGGCTACATAtaatcactaggctacatatAATCACTACGCTACCAGTAATCACTAGGCTACAGGAAATCACTAGGCTACAGGTAATCACTAGGCTACATGTAATCACTAGGCTACATGTAATCACTAGGCTACATGTAATCACTAGGCTACAGGTAATCACTAGGCTACAAGTAATCACTAGGCTACAAGTAATCACAAGGCTACAGGTAATCACTAGGCTACATGTAATCACTAGGCTACATGTAATCACTAGGCTACAGGTAATCACTAGGCTACATGTAATCACTAGGCTACAGGTAATCACTAGGCTACATGTAATCACTAGGCTACAGGTAATCACTAGGCTACAAGTAATCACAAGGCTACAGGTAATCACTAGGCTACATGTAATCACTAGGCTACATGTAATCACTAAGCTACATGTAATCACTAGGCTACATGTAATCACTAGGCTACATGTAATCACTAGGCTACATGTAATC
- the LOC118965323 gene encoding uncharacterized protein LOC118965323 isoform X2, protein MREKLANFQDPVYSLMHRLQVITRLQVITRLQLFTRLQVITWLHIITRLQVITRLQVITRLQLFTRLQVITRLQVITWLHIITRLQVITRLQVITWLHIITRLHVITWLHIITRLQVITRLQVITWLHIITRLQVITRLQVITRLQLFTRLQVITWLHIITRLQVITRLQVFTRLQVFTRLHIITRLQVITRLHIITRLQVITRLQVITRLQVFTRLHIITRLQVISRLQVFTRLHIITRLHIITTLPVITRLQEITRLQVITRLHVITRLHVITRLHVITRLQVITRLQVITRLQVITRLQVITRLHVITRLHVITRLQVITRLHVITRLQVITRLHVITRLQVITRLQVITRLQVITRLHVITRLHVITKLHVITRLHVITRLHVITRLHVITRLQKLSLRLSLTLVKHD, encoded by the exons ATGAGAGAAAAATTGGCAAATTTCCAGGACCCAGTTTATAGCCTAATGCATAGGCTACAG GTAATCACTAGGCTACAGGTAATCACTAGGCTACAGTTATTCACTAGGCTACAGGTAATCACTTGGCTACATATAATCACTAGGCTACAGGTAATCACTAGGCTACAGGTAATCACTAGGCTACAGTTATTCACTAGGCTACAGGTAATCACTAGGCTACAGGTAATCACTTGGCTACATATAATCACTAGGCTACAGGTAATCACTAGGCTACAGGTAATCACTTGGCTACATATAATCACTAGGCTACATGTAATCACTTGGCTACATATAATCACTAGGCTACAGGTAATCACTAGGCTACAGGTAATCACTTGGCTACATATAATCACTAGGCTACAGGTAATCACTAGGCTACAGGTAATCACTAGGCTACAGTTATTCACTAGGCTACAGGTAATCACTTGGCTACATATAATCACTAGGCTACAGGTAATCACTAGGCTACAGGTATTCACTAGGCTACAGGTATTCACTAGGCTACATATAATCACTAGGCTACAGGtaatcactaggctacatatAATCACTAGGCTACAGGTAATCACTAGGCTACAGGTAATCACTAGGCTACAGGTATTCACTAGGCTACATATAATCACTAGGCTACAGGTAATCAGTAGGCTACAGGTATTCACTAGGCTACATAtaatcactaggctacatatAATCACTACGCTACCAGTAATCACTAGGCTACAGGAAATCACTAGGCTACAGGTAATCACTAGGCTACATGTAATCACTAGGCTACATGTAATCACTAGGCTACATGTAATCACTAGGCTACAGGTAATCACTAGGCTACAAGTAATCACTAGGCTACAAGTAATCACAAGGCTACAGGTAATCACTAGGCTACATGTAATCACTAGGCTACATGTAATCACTAGGCTACAGGTAATCACTAGGCTACATGTAATCACTAGGCTACAGGTAATCACTAGGCTACATGTAATCACTAGGCTACAGGTAATCACTAGGCTACAAGTAATCACAAGGCTACAGGTAATCACTAGGCTACATGTAATCACTAGGCTACATGTAATCACTAAGCTACATGTAATCACTAGGCTACATGTAATCACTAGGCTACATGTAATCACTAGGCTACATGTAATC